Within the Drosophila melanogaster chromosome 3R genome, the region ATGTCCGCCGGCGCCACAATGTAGTCGTTTTCCGAGAAGAAGACCGTAACTGGCGTGGACACGTTCTCCAGCGCGTACTCCGGTGGCTCCAGTTGCTGATAGTGCAGCCAGTTCCGCTCGGGACCGTAGTCATACTGCCGGAATCTGGTGGACACATAGCCCTGGAAGTAGTGCATCAGCTGCTTCACCGATCCGCCCGCCGGAAAGTTGGCCATCAGGTCGGGCAATAACGTCTTGTTAAGGAATCGGGTGTCATAGCCAACGGCTGGCCACAGGCGACTGATGCAGACCAGTGGCTTTTCGTTCTCCAGACACGTCATCGATAGGAACTTCTTGAAGAACTTGTTCGTGGAGAACATCTCGACGCCCTCAAGCATCTTAGAGACATAGTTCCGTGTGCCAAGCACTGGACCAATGACCTTGGCCAGCCCACTCTTTGTATTGCTCACATAGGCCACCGGGGCCAGCAGGGTGGCGCTCTTGAAAACGGCATTATACTGTGGCATCATCGAATTGAGGACCAGGAAGACGGTGCCGCCCTGCGAGATCCCCACAAAGTGCATAGCCTTCTGTCCGGTTGTCCGGAGCACGTAATCCACCTGGGCTGGCAAATCGTAGACGCCCATCTCGTGCCAGCTGAAGTCCCAGAACTCCCGTTCTGTGGTGTTCCGCCACATGTTCTTCCGGCAGTAGATGTTGCCTCTGTTGTTTCCCAGCCACACATCGTATCCTGCTCGCCAA harbors:
- the CG6753 gene encoding uncharacterized protein translates to MRRERVVLLCLALLGLQQVSRATLRQSREIIITDAVRRIQNDGYNVERHSVTTKDGYVLTLHRIPQVDPELGSLLRRPVVFLLSGLYASSDVWLLNGREDSLAYLLWRAGYDVWLGNNRGNIYCRKNMWRNTTEREFWDFSWHEMGVYDLPAQVDYVLRTTGQKAMHFVGISQGGTVFLVLNSMMPQYNAVFKSATLLAPVAYVSNTKSGLAKVIGPVLGTRNYVSKMLEGVEMFSTNKFFKKFLSMTCLENEKPLVCISRLWPAVGYDTRFLNKTLLPDLMANFPAGGSVKQLMHYFQGYVSTRFRQYDYGPERNWLHYQQLEPPEYALENVSTPVTVFFSENDYIVAPADIWRLLTRLPNVEAVYKVPWKRWNHFDFICGLGVREYIFDNIVLSMNRYEQRRR